The DNA window GGTTATGAGTTCCTCGCGTTTCACATGTAAACGCATTGGCTATCTAGCTGCCAGCCAGTGCTTTCATCCAGATAGCGAGGTAAGCTACAAACTATTATATAGAACTATATGCTAAACAGCATTTAATCTATTTGCTTAGCTATTGATGTTGACCACAAATATGATACGCAAGGATCTAAACTCGCAAAATCAATATGATGCTGGTGTCGCGCTTAGCGGTCTGAGCTGTTTTATATCACCCGATTTGTCGAGAGATTTGGCCAACGATATTATGACGCTAATGAGCTCGACGAAGCCTTATCTGCGCATGAAAGCTGTGCTCATGATGTACAAAGTATTTCTACGCTATCCAGAAGCTTTGCGACCTGCCTTTCCCAAACTCAAAGAGAAACTGGAAGATCCCGATCCAGGTTGAGTGCCACATATTacaatcaaatatttagcctaactgtttgtttttgttttttttttttgggttgcaGGTGTACAATCAGCTGCCGTGAATGTTATTTGTGAACTAGCACGTAAGAATCCAAAAAACTATTTGCCTTTGGCGCCTGTGTTCTTTAAACTGATGACCACATCGACCAACAATTGGATGTTAATTAAGATAATCAAACTGGTGAGTGTTTGTCTTGCCAAATTTGTGCActcattttacttttttgtgttgaaattatttatgaatttcttTTTCGAACACAATTTCCTGATTTGTTTTGCTGAATATACTGAATATTTgtctaaaaacaatttaattaacacaacTCCTACTCCTTCACTTCCTCCACTACCCAATCAACTGcccgacaacaacaaactaaaataataatatatatatatatatatatatatatgcatatgtatgttttaaatcaaataaaatataatgcaaatacAGTTCGCGAGCCTTACGACTATTGAACCAGCGCTGGGACGCAAACTGACTCAGCCcctaattgaaattatttccaGGTTTTTATCGGcgtgcttttatttattaaaaacaaacccaacaaaatatattttatgaaaaaGCACGCGCTTCCGTTTGATTTCTATATATTCAAAGCCATTTAGTTGTATAGttacattttttagttttttttattattaaaacttatgcTTTCATTCTGATTTCACGATACACTTGCTATATTCACAACACGCCTACACCaagttttaaagtttaatacaaaatttaaattgaaactcaagctagtttttgttttgcactgtagcaaatgcataaattatgatgAACgtgtgtttaataataattgtattcCTGATCTGATCCTTCCTTTTTCATTCCTAATACTCCAAACTTCACGAAGagtaaatttcaaattcagtGTTCGGCTGAAAATGAATCAGcattagtttataatttaaatatttaagtataactgaacattaattatttctaaaaggaacagaaaataaactaaactattaatttattttgattttagatatatttatattgtatttgaattttgtttcaaatacaaatttattagtataactgttacaaattaaatacgcGTTTAAcataatgcaaaaaatacttcaatgcaaaaaacaaaaataaataatacaatattttaatgcatagttttttaaatgcacacGCTAagtcaacaattatttttaagtaatgcttgagtaattaatttttaaaaatttagtttgccAGTGCCAGAAGCTCGAATTAGGAGAATGCTAGTTAAAAAGTTAAACCAATGAGACAACAATTTAGTAAAGTAAACTTAGCgctaaaactataaacaaaacaaacagtcgtattaattaaatgttaccatattatttatttcaattataaaaaaaaacaacagacaaacaaacaaacatttgatgtgtataatttgttgcttgtgttcATTTATTTCTCTTTGCATATATTTGCAGTTTGGCGCTTTAACTCCCTTAGAACCCCGGCTAGGAAAGAAATTAATAGAACCACTTACAAATCTAATTCATAGGCAAGTTGCTTATCATttaaacaagaaaaacaaaaagctaaacGAAAACGATAACAAATGGAAAACAGAAACGAAAATCAAAAACGCTTTGTTATGAACTTTTCATTTGCGTGCGGTTTTTTCAGCTCTCGCCTACAGCTTCGCTCAGCgcacagtaaaaaaaataattttactctaaaaaaaatgtttactcaATTCTTTAGTTATTTACTTAATGCTGCTTACTaacgtatatatattatgtagtacgcgttgttgtttgttattgttgttgttgttttcgcttAGTTTTTGATTTACAAACATGCGACATTTTGATTTCCAAACCAAAGTAACATAAGCCTACCCTCTActtcaattaaaacaacaacagcacctCAGCCATGAGCCTGCTCTATGAGTGCATCAATACTGTGATCGCTGTGCTTATTAGCATAAGCAGCGGCATGCCCAACCACAGCGCCTCCATCCAGCTCTGCGTACAAAAGCTGCGCATACTCATCGAGGACTCCGATCAGAATCGTAAGTGCAGTCAAATAACAAacgtatatatagtatatatataataatgctGCACTTTTTAGTTAAATACCTGGGTCTGCTGGCCATGTCGAAGATACTCAAAACGCATCCGAAGAGCGTGCAGGCGCACAAGGATCTAATATTGGCCTGCCTGGATGACAAGGATGAATCTATACGGCTGCGCGCATTGGATTTGCTATGCGGCATGGTATCGAAAAAGAATCTCATGGAGATAGTTAAGCGTCTGCTTGGCCATATGGAGCGTGCCGAGGGCTCTGCCTATCGCGATGAGCTGCTCTACAAGGTGATTGAGATTTGTTCGCAGAGCTCGTATCTGCATGTGACCAACTTCGAGTGGTATATGACCGTGCTGGTGGAGCTTATACAGCTGGAGGCGGGCTCAAAGCACGGTCGCCTCATagccgagcagctgctggatgTGGCCATACGTGTGCCTGTGGTGCGTCAATTTGCTGTTAATGAAATGACCAATTTGCTGGATACGTTTGCTGTCTCCGCACAAAGCAATTCCATGTACGAGGTGCTCTATGCCGCCGCCTGGATTGTGGGCGAGTTTGCTGCCGAGCTTACGGATGCGGAGAAGACATTGAACATATTGCTGCGACCGCGTCAGCTGCCTGGCCACATACAGGGTGTCTATGTGCAGAATGTTATTAAGCTATTTGCACGCTTGGCCACCACGTGCCTGGAGCTGCAGGATCTGCCAGGCATAGTGCGCGTAAGTTGCCGTCGACTCACATTTGGCAGAGCTACTTTTAacttacattattatttacagcTCTGTGATCATGTGCTGgacaagctgcagcatttcCTCGGCTCCAGCGATATCGAAGTGCAGGAGCGTGCCAACTCCGCTTGCatgttaattgaaatgctgcgTAAGGCGTTAACTGTTACGCTGGTGGATGAGACGCAGCCTGCCAGCATTCCCACGCTGGCCATTGAAATTGTACAAGAGATGGCGTTACTATTCGCCGGCGAGCTTATACCTGTGGCGCCCAAGGCGCAACGCAAGGTGCCACTGCCCGATGGCTTGGATTTGGATGAATGGATAAATGCACCGCCGCCGGCGGAGGATAACAGCAGCACTAGCTCGGATCATGATAAGGATGAGCTGTTCGTTAGCGCCAGCCAACAGGACAGCGAGCCAGCAAAGCGGCGTCCAAGCCAAGAGCTAACACCCGAACAGCTGGAACGTCAGCGCATGGCGCGTCTCATCGAGCAATCCAATAATCCAAACTATTTGAAAGCAGCgccagcctcagcctcagcggctgctgcgctagcaggcagcagcagcaacaattccaATGCGGATCAATATGACAATATAGATGATATACCAATTACCGAGCTGCCGCTGGACATTGAGGGCGTGGCCGCTTTGCGTGTGGGCAGTAAGTTGCCGCCAACGAACTGCAGTCGATAGATAATTTACTTTGTATTTTTGCAGTAACCAAACGCTCGGATAAGTATctgcaggagcagcaggcTGCAGAGGCAGCGCAGACGGGCAAGAGTGACAAGAAGAAGCATAAAAAGGGCAAGAAGAGTAAGAAATCAGAGAAAAACAAAGTGGCCTACAATAATAGCTCAGAATCGGAAGCGGGTAAGTTTACTTTAACTTtacttttcaaataaattaattgattaaacttTAATGTAGAACCCAAGCCGCTGCATATTGTAAACACCACACTGGATATGCCGGAGGGCGTAACACTTTCAGATAGCGAGGATAAGGATGGCAAATACGATCCAAACGATCCACATCGCGCACTTGACATTGAGCTTGATATGTAAGATTCTTGCAGCgctgtattattttatattttacattaatttgttccttactttttgtttagcgCTGTCTTTGAGTCAGTTGcggcagcaactaaaactaatacaGAGGCAACTGCAAGCAGCTCCAAGAGTAGCGCCTCCAAAAAGGAGCGAAAATCAAAAGAGCATAAAAGTCGCAAGGCGCAACCACAGGCAGTGCCCGATCTAATAGACACGggcacgcccacgcccacaggCGCAGCTACGGCAGCAGTggaggcaagcagcagcagcagcatcaacaacaatgtggagcagtcagcagcgcagcacaaaaagaagaaacgCGAGAAAAGTGAAAAGAGCGAGAAGCGGGAAAAGCGTGAAAAGAGCGCACACAAGTCAAGCTCAAGCAAAGTGAGCAAAGAAGCGAGCAGCAATATAATTGATGTTGAGCCCATGGATATTGTGGCAgagcctgcagcagcagcagcagcggcaacagacGCTGTCAAGGCGCATAAAAAGAAGCATAAAAAGGACAAAACAGAATCGAAGCAAAAGCTCAGCCACAAGTCCTTGGATGTTAGCGGTTATGAGCAGCCTTTGGGTATCTCCACGCCAAGCAAAGAAATTTTCtagtaacacacacacacacacatacatacatacatcgaTATGCATTCAATTTTCTCCATGCAATGTGCTTAGTTAagcgtttaatttttaagttaaattctTATTCCTacaactaattttaaattatcgCTGCGATATAAAAAGGAATGTAACGAATTGAACAAATactaattacacacacacacacacacacacacacacaaaaataattgtatagctaaaacaaattgtaaaatctATTAACCGCCTTTGCCATTGCGgttgttaaaacaaaaaccacttgaacaaatgtttaaaacaaccaacaagtaaacaatttatattttttaaaatgaatttgtagCCGTTTcgaattgaaaacaaaactatCCATTTAGCaactatattaaaattatatatatacatgtaaaCTAATATAGTGAATCCCATtaagaacaaacaaacaatttcaagcGAGTTTTAAGTTAACTTTAGTCTATATAACAGTATACACcatttatgtatgcataacAGTTGTTTGTATAGCAGTTACATCATGTACATACTGACATAACTAGCTACCAACTACAAGTGCAAATGTTGCGTCCAAATTGTTCATCAGGTTGCCTCTCACACCAGAGAGAGCCCAAGCAATCTGAAAAGTTTTAGCAAAGGTTCTGTATAAGAGTACAAGCAACTAAGTTACTGAGATCATgttaacacatacacatacaaccacaaataaatatacaaatattatcaaaaaagaaacaaatgcagtcttgttttgtttacatttttcatgACCAAAGATAAGTCCAAAACAGACTATTTTTAGCGCCTGCTCCTTCGTTATCCTTCTAATTCAAAAAGGAACTGCATTCTCCTGCTCCTGGGCATCGAAACTATCGAattgcataccaggatatccaggattgcacaaaaaaatttcttgaaaaaatttaaaggggGTCAGTCGCAAAATgtggcccaaaaacacaaaatgtcccTTTGCTCTAAAACCACAAGGACTACAtggatgtcctttggtgtccaGGTAGTGCTCCTGgagagctttcagaatatacaactcaaaggacgaaagtccttacaggagctgagaaaaactgtttttttcgtatacagaaaatacgTTATATCTCCTGAATCGTttgcaggatcaggacgaaattgATGCCAAACGATTGGCAAAAACATCCGGATTTCCTTTAGTTTGTCGAAATATACGGcgattttgtgtttttggcacACTTTGCTCGCCCCTGAGCGAAAATTTTCTAAGTGATGACATTTAAATACCCCATACTTTTTATGCAATCGGTAGAGTCTTAGTTCCATGACACACTAAATTAGGAATGTTGACTCATCCTCGATATCCACTTTCTCTAATTAGTCGGTGCGTGCAAGCCCTTGGGTAGCAATggatttttctttgctgcaattgcatgGACCAAATCAGACAGGACGCAAACCTCTTTTTGAGACAGTGGCCTGGTTTCAAACCACTATTTGCGTCCTGGCTAACTTTTAGTCCAAGTGTCCCAAGcaatttttgttcattttttttatttttttaatttaattgttttgcatttttatataa is part of the Drosophila busckii strain San Diego stock center, stock number 13000-0081.31 chromosome X, ASM1175060v1, whole genome shotgun sequence genome and encodes:
- the LOC108607122 gene encoding AP-3 complex subunit delta isoform X3 yields the protein MALKKVKGNFERMFDKNLTDLVRGIRNNKDNEAKYISQCIEEIKQELRQDNINVKCNAVAKLTYIQMLGYDISWAGFNIIEVMSSSRFTCKRIGYLAASQCFHPDSELLMLTTNMIRKDLNSQNQYDAGVALSGLSCFISPDLSRDLANDIMTLMSSTKPYLRMKAVLMMYKVFLRYPEALRPAFPKLKEKLEDPDPGVQSAAVNVICELARKNPKNYLPLAPVFFKLMTTSTNNWMLIKIIKLFASLTTIEPALGRKLTQPLIEIISSTSAMSLLYECINTVIAVLISISSGMPNHSASIQLCVQKLRILIEDSDQNLKYLGLLAMSKILKTHPKSVQAHKDLILACLDDKDESIRLRALDLLCGMVSKKNLMEIVKRLLGHMERAEGSAYRDELLYKVIEICSQSSYLHVTNFEWYMTVLVELIQLEAGSKHGRLIAEQLLDVAIRVPVVRQFAVNEMTNLLDTFAVSAQSNSMYEVLYAAAWIVGEFAAELTDAEKTLNILLRPRQLPGHIQGVYVQNVIKLFARLATTCLELQDLPGIVRLCDHVLDKLQHFLGSSDIEVQERANSACMLIEMLRKALTVTLVDETQPASIPTLAIEIVQEMALLFAGELIPVAPKAQRKVPLPDGLDLDEWINAPPPAEDNSSTSSDHDKDELFVSASQQDSEPAKRRPSQELTPEQLERQRMARLIEQSNNPNYLKAAPASASAAAALAGSSSNNSNADQYDNIDDIPITELPLDIEGVAALRVGITKRSDKYLQEQQAAEAAQTGKSDKKKHKKGKKSKKSEKNKVAYNNSSESEAEPKPLHIVNTTLDMPEGVTLSDSEDKDGKYDPNDPHRALDIELDIAVFESVAAATKTNTEATASSSKSSASKKERKSKEHKSRKAQPQAVPDLIDTGTPTPTGAATAAVEASSSSSINNNVEQSAAQHKKKKREKSEKSEKREKREKSAHKSSSSKVSKEASSNIIDVEPMDIVAEPAAAAAAATDAVKAHKKKHKKDKTESKQKLSHKSLDVSGYEQPLGISTPSKEIF
- the LOC108607122 gene encoding AP-3 complex subunit delta isoform X1 is translated as MALKKVKGNFERMFDKNLTDLVRGIRNNKDNEAKYISQCIEEIKQELRQDNINVKCNAVAKLTYIQMLGYDISWAGFNIIEVMSSSRFTCKRIGYLAASQCFHPDSELLMLTTNMIRKDLNSQNQYDAGVALSGLSCFISPDLSRDLANDIMTLMSSTKPYLRMKAVLMMYKVFLRYPEALRPAFPKLKEKLEDPDPGVQSAAVNVICELARKNPKNYLPLAPVFFKLMTTSTNNWMLIKIIKLFGALTPLEPRLGKKLIEPLTNLIHSTSAMSLLYECINTVIAVLISISSGMPNHSASIQLCVQKLRILIEDSDQNLKYLGLLAMSKILKTHPKSVQAHKDLILACLDDKDESIRLRALDLLCGMVSKKNLMEIVKRLLGHMERAEGSAYRDELLYKVIEICSQSSYLHVTNFEWYMTVLVELIQLEAGSKHGRLIAEQLLDVAIRVPVVRQFAVNEMTNLLDTFAVSAQSNSMYEVLYAAAWIVGEFAAELTDAEKTLNILLRPRQLPGHIQGVYVQNVIKLFARLATTCLELQDLPGIVRVSCRRLTFGRATFNLHYYLQLCDHVLDKLQHFLGSSDIEVQERANSACMLIEMLRKALTVTLVDETQPASIPTLAIEIVQEMALLFAGELIPVAPKAQRKVPLPDGLDLDEWINAPPPAEDNSSTSSDHDKDELFVSASQQDSEPAKRRPSQELTPEQLERQRMARLIEQSNNPNYLKAAPASASAAAALAGSSSNNSNADQYDNIDDIPITELPLDIEGVAALRVGITKRSDKYLQEQQAAEAAQTGKSDKKKHKKGKKSKKSEKNKVAYNNSSESEAEPKPLHIVNTTLDMPEGVTLSDSEDKDGKYDPNDPHRALDIELDIAVFESVAAATKTNTEATASSSKSSASKKERKSKEHKSRKAQPQAVPDLIDTGTPTPTGAATAAVEASSSSSINNNVEQSAAQHKKKKREKSEKSEKREKREKSAHKSSSSKVSKEASSNIIDVEPMDIVAEPAAAAAAATDAVKAHKKKHKKDKTESKQKLSHKSLDVSGYEQPLGISTPSKEIF
- the LOC108607122 gene encoding AP-3 complex subunit delta isoform X2; translation: MALKKVKGNFERMFDKNLTDLVRGIRNNKDNEAKYISQCIEEIKQELRQDNINVKCNAVAKLTYIQMLGYDISWAGFNIIEVMSSSRFTCKRIGYLAASQCFHPDSELLMLTTNMIRKDLNSQNQYDAGVALSGLSCFISPDLSRDLANDIMTLMSSTKPYLRMKAVLMMYKVFLRYPEALRPAFPKLKEKLEDPDPGVQSAAVNVICELARKNPKNYLPLAPVFFKLMTTSTNNWMLIKIIKLFGALTPLEPRLGKKLIEPLTNLIHSTSAMSLLYECINTVIAVLISISSGMPNHSASIQLCVQKLRILIEDSDQNLKYLGLLAMSKILKTHPKSVQAHKDLILACLDDKDESIRLRALDLLCGMVSKKNLMEIVKRLLGHMERAEGSAYRDELLYKVIEICSQSSYLHVTNFEWYMTVLVELIQLEAGSKHGRLIAEQLLDVAIRVPVVRQFAVNEMTNLLDTFAVSAQSNSMYEVLYAAAWIVGEFAAELTDAEKTLNILLRPRQLPGHIQGVYVQNVIKLFARLATTCLELQDLPGIVRLCDHVLDKLQHFLGSSDIEVQERANSACMLIEMLRKALTVTLVDETQPASIPTLAIEIVQEMALLFAGELIPVAPKAQRKVPLPDGLDLDEWINAPPPAEDNSSTSSDHDKDELFVSASQQDSEPAKRRPSQELTPEQLERQRMARLIEQSNNPNYLKAAPASASAAAALAGSSSNNSNADQYDNIDDIPITELPLDIEGVAALRVGITKRSDKYLQEQQAAEAAQTGKSDKKKHKKGKKSKKSEKNKVAYNNSSESEAEPKPLHIVNTTLDMPEGVTLSDSEDKDGKYDPNDPHRALDIELDIAVFESVAAATKTNTEATASSSKSSASKKERKSKEHKSRKAQPQAVPDLIDTGTPTPTGAATAAVEASSSSSINNNVEQSAAQHKKKKREKSEKSEKREKREKSAHKSSSSKVSKEASSNIIDVEPMDIVAEPAAAAAAATDAVKAHKKKHKKDKTESKQKLSHKSLDVSGYEQPLGISTPSKEIF